In Zingiber officinale cultivar Zhangliang chromosome 11B, Zo_v1.1, whole genome shotgun sequence, a single window of DNA contains:
- the LOC122035072 gene encoding uncharacterized protein LOC122035072 — protein MLAAVDRRMSGGCQQSCGESSEEELSVLPRHTKVVVTGNNRTKSVLVGLHGVVKKAVGLGGWHWLVLTNGIEVKLQRNALSVIEAPTGQEDDDDEFNNMKWNDSDITSDSIQLQTPQKLRNKNHKGFSNKLLSQSHFSDSHSKGSVLSTSCTTKVDLSKLETTALWRYSKHFNLVGGIPNPSKEQLIEIVQRHFMSQQLDELQVIVGFVQAAKRLKSVSD, from the exons ATGCTGGCAGCCGTGGATCGCCGGATGAGCGGTGGATGCCAGCAGAGTTGCGGGGAGAGCAGCGAGGAGGAGCTCTCGGTGCTGCCGAGGCACACCAAGGTGGTTGTCACGGGCAATAACCGGACAAAATCGGTTCTAGTCGGGCTCCACGGTGTCGTCAAGAAAGCCGTCGGCCTCGGCGGCTGGCATTGGCTG GTTTTAACTAATGGAATAGAGGTGAAGCTACAAAGAAACGCTCTTAGCGTTATTGAAGCGCCAACTGgccaagaagatgatgatgacgaaTTTAACAACATGAAGTGGAATGACTCAGATAtta CAAGTGATTCTATACAGCTGCAAACACCGCagaaattgaggaataagaaccATAAAGGATTTTCCAACAAATTGTTAAGCCAGTCTCATTTTTCTGATTCACATTCTAAGGGATCTGTGTTGTCCACAAGCTGCACCACA AAAGTCGATCTGAGCAAACTAGAAACAACAGCACTATGGCGATACTCAAAACATTTTAATCTT GTGGGTGGGATTCCAAACCCCTCCAAAGAGCAGCTAATTGAAATAGTTCAAAGGCATTTCATGTCACAG CAATTGGATGAGTTGCAGGTAATTGTAGGCTTTGTGCAGGCTGCAAAGAGGCTGAAGTCTGTGAGTGACTGA